The DNA window GGGAGTATCAGTTTTCCTCGTGGTGAATATGCTAAACTCGGGGGAACCTTTGCAATTATTGATGCACAGTCTGAGCGGTTTATTGTAGATTATTATAACCGTCAGATGGAAGCTGTTCCTGGATTACATTGTGAATTCAGTCGTCAAAAATAAAGGAGTGTATTTTTTGTGATTGATCAGCGTTTACGGACCTTATTGCTGAAAAATGAGCAGAAGTTTATGATCCCCGCCAGCTTAGTCGCGATGGTAAACCAAAGTAATAGTTTAGATCATGCATTCTTAGTTCTTACTAAGGATCGTTATGCTAAAATTATTGTGGTTGACAATAAAAACCATTATTGCGGTCAGATTTCATTGGCAATGATTACTGACCAATTATTGGAGACAAAGCGGATCAATGTGGAACGCTTAAATGAATTAACGGTCAGGGATGTGATGCAAACCGATGCGCCGGTTATTCAAGATCCAACTGATATCGAAGAAAATTTACACCTCTTAATTGACCAGTCGTTTTTACCGGTGGTGGACGATCATAATTACTTTTGCGGAATTGTGACGCGTCGTGAAGTATTAAAGGCGGTCAATTATACAATGCATACTTTTGGAAAATAATGAAAGTGGCTGTGACATAAGTTGAGTTACTCTCATAAAAAACAAATAGCGTAGTACAACAAAGGCCTCCAGCGCCCGGTAAAACCGAATGTTGGAGGCCTCTTTTTATCGTTCATTTTTAATTAATTGGTTAATAGTCTGCAAGACGCCATCATGATTATTATCAATTGTGGTGGTGTGGGCAGCTTGCATTTGAATAATTGGTTGTGCATTCTGCATTGCGTAGCTTTGACTCGTCATCGCTAACATCCCGAGGTCATTTTCATTGTCACCAAACGTAACAATTTCATTTGCCTTTAAATTAAAGTGGGACTGCAAAAGGGAAAGAGCGTTTTGTTTAGTTGCAGCAGCATTACCGATTAAGTCAGTATTAAAGCCTGAATTTTCCATGATTAAAGATGGCGGTAAGTAACCATCTAAGGTTGTTGCAATTTTTTTAAGATCGATATGATTAGCAAAATTAATCGATATCTTGGTAAAATTTTCAGTTGGTCGTTGAGTGAAAATCTGCCGGATATCAGGAATACGCTCCACATTTTCATAAAAAAGTTTCACAATATTGAAATCATGAGCACTCATCCCCTGATCGACATAAGATTTTTCACTAGTAGAGATTACTAATTGATTAATATCTTGCGGACCATAGAAACGGTCAAGAACATGAATAACTCGGGCTAAAGATTCCTGATTAATAGGAAAAGATTTAAATAATTTGCTTCCTAAATGGATAACTGATCCGTTTTGCGAAATAAATCCCATCTTGGCGGTGTAGTCTTTAAATTCACGTTGCAATCGTGGAAAACTGGATCCACTAGCAGCGACAAAGTAGATATTATGGCGTTCAAGTTGGCGAAAGACCTTTGCGAATAAAGAATGATTGTAAGTATGGTCGTCTCGTAAAAAGGTTCCGTCCATATCAGTAGCGATTAATTTAATGCTCATTAGGTGCTCCCTCCCAGGCAATTGGAATATTATTTGTTCGTAATTCTTTAAGATATGCTGCCAAAAAGCGACTAGCGACAGTTGATTGTTTTCCACTGACTGCTGTTATTGTCACGCGAAAAACGAGCGCACCGTCTGGAGTAACGACTGGTCCGACAATAACTGGTTTTAATTGTAGTGCCTTTGTTTGTGGCACTAGTTTTTTATTAACTTGCGTAACAATTTCTTCTACCTTGTTAAGCGGGGTCTTCGAAGTAATCCGAATATCAACGTTGCTGACCATATTATTTCGTGAAAGATTTTGCACAATGGTAATGTTACGGTTAGGAATAAAATTAAGTGTCCCATCGGAACTAGTAACTTGCGTAGTACGAATTCCAAGCGCGGTTACTGTTCCTTTGATTTGACCAATTTGGACAGTATCGCCAACGTCTAATTGTTGCTCAAGTAGGATGAAAAATCCAGTCACGATATCACTAACAAGGCTTTGCGCACCAAGCCCCAATGCTAAACTAAAAATTCCGGCTCCAGCAATCAGAGTGCCCACTGGAACGCCAATTTCTGATAATATAGCGTACAATAAGAAAAAATAACAAGTATAACGGTAAATGTTTAAGACAAGGGTTTTTACCGTTGCCATTCGGTTGCTATTTTTTAGCACATTGTATTTTTTTGATTCTTGAAAAAGGTGGACAATGATAACCCGTCCTACCCATAAAATCATTAAAAATAAGACAAACGTAACGATAATTAAAAGAAATTTACTTAAAAGCTGTTGTGAAATTTCGTGCCAGGATAAATCTGTAAAAGCTTTTTTTAATTGTTCCGTTTGTTTTGATGTAAGTGAAGTGGCACCAGTGATCATAATAACCTCCTAAAAAATACTAATAAATATTTTAACAGGGAAGATAAGCTTCTGTCGACTACACTAGATTATCGTTTTTATTTGTTTTATGATATTCTTAGTATTGAATAAGTATTTTGAAAACTAAAGGAGGGATTATCAGATGACTTTTGGTCAGTTGGCAGGGTTAATTGCGGCAATCGCATTCCTAATATTAGTCATTTTTGCATGTATCCTGTTGAATCAATTGAGTAAGACAATGAAAGAAACAAATAAAAGTATTTCAACTTTAACGCGGGATGTTCATTATCTTAGCCAAGAAATGGAGGACGTGCTAAGTAACACGAATACATTGTTAGACGATATTAATCATAAATCAGAACAACTAGATCCGGCGGTTAAAGCAGTTGCAGATGTAAGTCAGAGTGTTTCAGAAGTGAATGCCTCACTTCAAGAAATGGTCGAGAAAGCCCGGCTGCACCGCGAGAAGCGACAATTTGACCGGAGTATTTTTAAGTTTGCAGGAAAGACGCTTGTTTTAGATGCTTTCAACAAATTTAGACAGCATCGGAAGCAAAAGAAAGGAATGACAAATAATGAGTAAAAAGTTACTTGCTGGGATATTATTAGGTGGAGCTGCAACATATGCCGCATGGAAGAAAATGGCACCAGCTAAAAAAGAAGCATTGAAAGAAATCGTTGATGAAAAGATTAATAAAGTTGCTGATTATGTGACTGATTACACCTTAGACGCATTAGATATTGTTGATGATCTTATGAGTGATTCTAACTTGAACGATAAGGTGAGCGGCGCTGCGGATGCTGTTAATAATGTTAAGGGTAAGGTAAAAGATAGCGCCAATAAAGTAGTTAATCATATGACTAATGATGACTTTGATAAGCAAACTGCTGATATTCGTGAGGAATTAGCGAAGAATAAAGAAGCAGATGAAGATAATAACGATATTATTATCGATGCTACTAGTGATCAAAAGCCAGCATCTACTGAAGACGATGAAGCAGATCAAGCTGATGCTAAGATAGCCAATAAATAAGTAAATAAAAAAGCTGAGAAATTTCTCAGCTTTTTTATTTTAATGAGGGAAAGTTAGCAATTCTTTAGTTGTATGCGTAAATGGTTCGCAACCATCTTCTGTAATATGAACACAGTCTTCAATCCGGACGCCGGCAAAACCTGGAATATAAATGCCTGGTTCAATAGAGAAGCACATGCCAGGTTCAAGAACTAGCTGATTTCCTTCCATGATTGATGGAAATTCGTGTTCACTGCTGCCCATTCCGTGCCCAAGCCGGTGAATAAAGTATTCGCCATAACCGGCTGCAGTAATGATATCACGAGCGATCTTATCTAATTCTTCAGCAGTCATTCCCGGCTTCGCAGTATTTTGAGCGGCCAATTGAGCCTCTAAACATACTTTGTAGATGTCTTTTTGTTTGTCATTTAACTTTCTTACAGCCACTGTTCGGGAAGCATCACTAATATAGCCATCAACAATTGTTCCTAAGTCAAAGAGGACGAGCTGATTATTTTGGATTTTATTACTGGAGGTAGCTCCATGAGGCTCGGCAGCATGAGGACCAGCTTGAACTAGAGTATCAAAACTCATTTTATTAATCCCGTGTTGCTTAAGAGCGTATTCTAAATCGGCAGCAACTTCTTGTTCTGTTTTACCAATTTGAATTGCTTCGAATCCTACTTTAAAAGCGAAATCAGCCCATTTTCCGGCTTCATTTAACTTAGCGATCTCATCATCGCTTTTAATCATTCGCATTTTTGCTATCAAAGGAGAGAGATCAGTATTAAAATGGGCATTAGGGAGGACTTTTTCTAAAGCACGAAGACGGTCAACAGTTAGTGATTCTCCCTCAATTCCCCAGTTAATTGGTGAACCAGCGTGATTTTTGATGTGTTCAGCAATAAGCTCAAAAGGTTTTTCGTGATCTAAGTACCCATATACCGGATATTTCCAACCAGTATCCTTTATTGCTTCTACTTCAAGCGCTGGGGCAAACAGAAATGGCTCACTATCGGTAAAAAAGGCTAGTGCTAATACCCGTTCTACTGGATCACTGTAGAAACCAGTTAGGTAATTAATGGTCATTGGATCACTAATATAAGCAGCATCTAATCCTTTTTCAGTAAGAGCGCTTTGTAATTGATTAAGTTTTGTCACTGCATTCACTTCCTAAAAAAGATTGCGAATATTATAACATATTGTTATGAAAGTAAAAAAATAATGAAGAACGTTTGCTAATTAAAACTAAATCTGCTATATTAACTAGGTTATGAAAAAATATGAAAACAGATTATACCAATAAAGAAAGGGCTATCTTATGGAAAAACAATCAGTAACAATTTATACGGTTGCCCGAGAAGCTCGTGTCTCAATGGCCACTGTTTCACGGGTAGTAAATGGCAATCCAAATGTAAAGCCAGAAACTAGACAAAAAGTTTTAGATGTAATTAAGCAGCTTAATTATCGTCCTAATGCAGTTGCACGGGGATTAGCTTCTAAAAAGACAACGACTGTCGGGGTAGTTATTCCTAATATAACTGATCCATACTTTGCGGAATTAGCATTGGGGATTGATGATGTTGCTTCAATGTATAAGTACAATATCATTTTAACTAATTCTGATTCTGATGATGAAAAGATTCTAAAAGTGGTGCGGAGCTTGCTTGCTAAACAGGTTGATGGACTTATTTTTATGGGTCATGATGTTTCTGATGATCTGCGAAATGAATTTGAAAGCACAAATACACCAGTTGTAGTAGCTGGTTCTGTTGTTAATGATGATACTTTACCAAGCGTTCGGATTAACTACCAAGCAGCTGCCAAGGAAGCAACAGAATTTCTGCTAAAGCATGGTGATCAACAAGTCGCCTATATTACTGGTCCATTACGATACTCAATTAATGGTAAAGACCGACTCAATGGATATAAAGAAGCATTGACAAATAATAATGTGGCATTTAATGATTCATTAGTAATTGAAACAAACGGGTCTTATCAAGCAGGATATGCAAAGGCACAAGAAGTTATCGAAAAGGGCTTAAAGGCTGCTTATGTAACAGATGATAGTTTAGCTGCGGGGCTCTTGAACGGGCTTACAGATGCTGGTATTAGTGTTCCAGCTGAGTTTGAACTAATTTCTTCCAATGACACTAATTATACAAAGGTTGTCCGGCCGACAATTACTTCAATCACTCAACCCCTTTATGATCTTGGAGCCATTTCAATGCGGTTGTTGACAAAATTAATGGATGGCGATGACAGCAATGATGATGAAAAGAATGTTATTTTAGATCATGGCTTTATTGAACGCCAATCAACTCGTAAATAGGTTGTGATTTGTTGTGACAACCCGAAGTGAATTGCGAGCACAACGACAAGAAAAAGTTGAGAAACCAGTAGAAGAAACACCGAAAAAGCTTCATTTTCTATACTGCTTATGGGGTGTAATCTGTGTGACTTTACTCGGGCTAACATTACTAATTAATTCGACACTCTTAAATGTTAACTTTGTAAAAGAAGAAGTTACAAGTTCGTCGCTTGAATCAGTTATGTTAAGTCAGGTTAACAGCAGTCTAACTCAGTACGGGATTTCAACTTCTGTCTTAAAGAAAAGTGATACTGACAAGCTAATTAATCAGGCAATTGATCAGGTATATGCAGGTGAAAAAATTAATCTTGACCTATCATCTATAGTTAATAATGTGGGCACATCTGTTAATTCCCAATTAACTCAATATGGTTTGTCGACGTCCATGTTACCAGCAGGCAGTTCTTCAGCAATTACTGGTAACATTAATTCGGTGGTTAACAGTCAGTTAAATACTCCCGAAGTTGCACAGTTAATTAATGGGATTAAAATTGCTAAAACGGTTATTAATATTATTTTAGTGATTTCAATTATCAGCCTCGTTCTATTGATTTTTAAGGGGTTATGGCAGCATCACTTAATTGGTAGTTTTAGGTGGATTTATCTGTGGGGAACTGTTTTATATACAGGAATCGTTATGACTATTCATGCGATTGCTCTTCAAATGGGTGCTGGACAACCAGACATAAGCCCCTTTATTTCCCAGGTTGCCAATGATTTTCAGCAGACTGGATTTCATGGTTCAATGATGCTGATTGTTATTAGTATTGTGTTATTTATTCTGCAATTTGTAAAACGAAAATGGCAACCTCACCGTTAGTGTAAGATTTTCATAGGTTGGATGAATAATTCATCTGGTCGTGGAAATCTTTTTTGTAGACCAATTTACTTATTTACAAAAAAAGAAAAGACCAGTAGCCTTTAGTGTGTCGAATACTAAGCAAAGGCAGGTCTTTCCTCATGGATATTTTAACAGAAATCGAGCAGAATTTGGTGAAATCAGGCAGTTTATTTGAAGCTGAACAGATTATTTTAAAAGGGGTATTGGAGTTAGGACAAGTAATCATGCAAAACTTTTTGGAAAGCTTAGATCGAAGCTTAAAGTCCCAAGCTCCAGCGAACTATCAAGTAATCAATAAACAGCCACGGACGCTTAACTTTATCTTTGGCCCGGTGACTTTTCAACGACGGTATTATCAGGCTGGGACAAAGAAACGTGAATTTTACTTAGACCAACAATTAAAAATTAAACCACGTCGTCGTTTATCGCCGCACTACTTAATGATGATGGCTAAGATTGCCCAAACAACTACAATGCGTAATACTGCCGACATTTTGAACCTTGTATTTGACAGCGGAATTACTGCCGATTCGGTAATGCACGCCGTGCATGAGTTAGGAAATCAGGTAGCTAAACAAACTCAAGCAAAAGAACACCAAACTACTCCTCGCCATATGCCTAAAAATTTAACTATTGAGGGTGATGCCTTTATGATTAAAGGCAAAAAAGAAGCAGGTCAGCTGACTCTTGTGCACCATTATCGGGTTTATGAGCGAGTAGCTAATCAAATCATTAATCGGCATGACTTTCTCAGTGTTGGGCACCAAGGACGGCTTGAAGCACGACTAAGTGATTATTTAGACCGCCATTATAAGCTTGCCGGTCAAACGATCTTTTTGGCCAGTGACGCTGGCCCAGGTTACGAACCAGCTAAGCTATTAAGTCTAGTTCCTCAAGGTGCACATGGTGAATACTTTCTCGACCGCTATCATTGCTTACAGAAAATTGAACATACTTTAGGTCATCACAACGAATTAGCTATGCGAGCAATTAAAGCGGTTCGCCATCATGATCAAGCAGAGCTAACGATAATTTTAGATACTTATGAATCACAAAACTTAACAGAAAAACAAGCAGACGACCTAATGCGTTTAAGAAAATATCTACAGCGAAATTGGCGGTACATCCTCTCGCCACAAATGCGTGGATTTAAGGATATTCATTTAATCGGTTCAGTCGAAAGTTCTCACCGGGCTTTTACTTACCGGATGAAGAAACAGGGCAAGTCGTGGACTGAGCAGGGGGCTAAGGCCATGATTGGTTTAATTGAAGCCCGAATGAATGGTGAACTGCAAGCTAGTTTAAATACGATCCTAGAACAATTAACAGTTCTTCCTCGAGTGGCTCAAACCAGCCTATTACAGGAAATACATATTCGAACTGGAGAGTTTCTAAGAAAAGCACCGACAAAGCCGTCAATTGGAGCAGTACAAGGAATAATTCCGATTAACACGGCCACAAGTAGACCAATGGGACAACTTTTTAAGGCACTAACCCACTAAAACTGTATATTTAAAGGCTACCTATGAAAACTTGACAGATACAACCTCACCAATAACCTTGAATTAACGATGAATATTTGCTAAAATTTATCTGTTTGTATTACATTAATAAAGAAAAGAGGAGTCAGTAATGTCAGGACATTCAAAATGGCATAACATTCAGGGACGTAAGAACGCCCAAGATGCTAAGCGTGGTAAGATTTTCCAAAAGATTTCACGTGACTTGTACCAAGCAGCTAAAGCAGGTGATCCTGATCCAGCGAACAACGCTCAATTACGGCTTGTAATCGATAAGGCACACGCGGCCAACATGCCTAAGAAAAACATTGACCGTGCTATTGCTAAAGCTTCAGGTATTGGTGGAGCTAAGTTCGAAGAAGTTACTTATGAAGGTTATGGACCAGGTGGGGTAGCAGTAATGGTTTCTGCTCTTACTGATAACAAGAACCGGACTGCATCTGCTGTTCGTTCAGCATTTAGTCACTCTGGCGGTTCATTAGGTGCTAGCGGATCAGTTTCATACATGTTCGACCGTAAAGGATTAATCGAAATTCTTCGTGATGGTCTTGATAAGAGCGAAGATGATATGTTAATGGATGCTTTGGATGCTGGAGCTGAAGATATGAAGGCAACTGAAGAAAAGTTCCAAATCTTCACTGATCCAAGTAGCATGACTGATGTTCGTGATGCTCTTCAAGGACAAGGCTACGAATTAGATACTGCTGAAGTTACCATGATCCCTCAAAACCGGACCGAGGTACCTGCAGATAAGGCAAAGCAATACCGTCATTTGATTGATGAATTAACAGAAAACGATGATGTTGCTGATATTTACGAAACTGGTATTTTATCAGACGAAGATGACGATGAAGAATAATTCAATCATTGTTATTAGAGGCTGGGAATTAACTATTAAATTCCTTCCTCTGAATATTAAAATCCGAACCATAATTTTTGATTTTCCAGAAATTATGGTTCGGATTTTTCCTTTTTCAATTAATTTTGTCCCTGCTTGAGCTACTAACTTTCCCAATTTTGTTAAATTCATAGCCATTAGTGTAAATCCGGTGTCATTTTCCACAGCGCGTTGCCCACGTAAATGTGTTCGGCGTACGCCAAAATCCCTCTTCATGTGACCGAAAACGGGTTCAACGTCGTACTTACGTTGACGATAAATTGCCTTACCTTCGTCACTTGAGAGGGTTGCTTTAACTTTAGCTTTATAGTAATTCCAAGTTGGATTAACTTGCATATAGCGTTGACGTCCACTTGGTGTTTTCGCTAATTGATCTAATTGTACTGATAATTGATGTTTATCTGCCCGATAAAGTTTAAAATCACGTTTAAATCCATATTTATCAATTCTTCGACTGTAACGATAAAAACTAAAACGAACTCCTAGATGGTCAATGTAATAATCATCTTCGGCATTATATTGCCAGTTTTGTGATTTAGTTGGATCAGTTTTGTATTTTCGTTTCTGTTCCTTTTGGTAAGTCGTATATGGAATAACAGGCTGTTTTTCAAACTGATCAATAATTGTCGTGTAATTATATTCACTACCATACCCTGCATCAGCCACGATATGATCAAAGAAATCTAAAGAATGAAATTGAGCAAGAAATGGTACTAATGTTCTAGTATCTGTCGGATTAGAATATAAGGCATAATCAAGAACAAATTGATTGTGGGTAGCGATTTGTAAGTTGTATCCAGGTTTCAATTCTCGGTTTTTCATTGGATCTTCTTTCATACACATGAATGTGGCATCATGATCTGTTTTTGAAAAGCTATTGCGGCCCTTAAAAATATCTTCTGCTTCTTCATACTTATTAGCACGAGGTATAAAGTCTTCTTTTAATTGTCGACGAATCTTTTTTAAGAAACGGCGTCGTCGTTTCTTAACTGAACCACCCTTGATTACTTTAGGTTCTTGAGCTATTTCTTCATTCAATTCACTGATTTTATCATCAATATTTTCAGCCATAAGAGCCATTCCATTAGCGGTTTCCACTAGTTCTGGACTCATCGCTTTAACTACCCGTTTTTCGACTAAATCTTCGTAAAGTTTGATTGTTTTTTCTTTTAATTTTGCATGATATTTTTCAACAGCTCGACGCCAAGTAAATGAATACTTATTGGCATCTGCCTCAAGCTTTGTCCCATCAATAAAGAAAGCATCACTTTGAATTAGTCCGTGATCCTTTAATGCCATCGTAAAGTACACAAAAGAACGTTTGATTAAATTATTAGCGTGTTGACTTTGGCGAAAATTATTAATTGTATGGTAACTATAGGTATGATCACGTGCCAACCAACGCATTGGTAAATTCTCTTCAAGCATCAACTCAATTTTCCGACCAGAATAAGTTTGACGTGAATAGGCAAATAATAAAATTTTAAGCATAATCGCTGGATG is part of the Limosilactobacillus reuteri genome and encodes:
- the cbpB gene encoding cyclic-di-AMP-binding protein CbpB gives rise to the protein MIDQRLRTLLLKNEQKFMIPASLVAMVNQSNSLDHAFLVLTKDRYAKIIVVDNKNHYCGQISLAMITDQLLETKRINVERLNELTVRDVMQTDAPVIQDPTDIEENLHLLIDQSFLPVVDDHNYFCGIVTRREVLKAVNYTMHTFGK
- a CDS encoding HAD-IIB family hydrolase, with the translated sequence MSIKLIATDMDGTFLRDDHTYNHSLFAKVFRQLERHNIYFVAASGSSFPRLQREFKDYTAKMGFISQNGSVIHLGSKLFKSFPINQESLARVIHVLDRFYGPQDINQLVISTSEKSYVDQGMSAHDFNIVKLFYENVERIPDIRQIFTQRPTENFTKISINFANHIDLKKIATTLDGYLPPSLIMENSGFNTDLIGNAAATKQNALSLLQSHFNLKANEIVTFGDNENDLGMLAMTSQSYAMQNAQPIIQMQAAHTTTIDNNHDGVLQTINQLIKNER
- a CDS encoding mechanosensitive ion channel family protein; the protein is MITGATSLTSKQTEQLKKAFTDLSWHEISQQLLSKFLLIIVTFVLFLMILWVGRVIIVHLFQESKKYNVLKNSNRMATVKTLVLNIYRYTCYFFLLYAILSEIGVPVGTLIAGAGIFSLALGLGAQSLVSDIVTGFFILLEQQLDVGDTVQIGQIKGTVTALGIRTTQVTSSDGTLNFIPNRNITIVQNLSRNNMVSNVDIRITSKTPLNKVEEIVTQVNKKLVPQTKALQLKPVIVGPVVTPDGALVFRVTITAVSGKQSTVASRFLAAYLKELRTNNIPIAWEGAPNEH
- a CDS encoding DUF948 domain-containing protein yields the protein MTFGQLAGLIAAIAFLILVIFACILLNQLSKTMKETNKSISTLTRDVHYLSQEMEDVLSNTNTLLDDINHKSEQLDPAVKAVADVSQSVSEVNASLQEMVEKARLHREKRQFDRSIFKFAGKTLVLDAFNKFRQHRKQKKGMTNNE
- a CDS encoding Xaa-Pro peptidase family protein; translated protein: MTKLNQLQSALTEKGLDAAYISDPMTINYLTGFYSDPVERVLALAFFTDSEPFLFAPALEVEAIKDTGWKYPVYGYLDHEKPFELIAEHIKNHAGSPINWGIEGESLTVDRLRALEKVLPNAHFNTDLSPLIAKMRMIKSDDEIAKLNEAGKWADFAFKVGFEAIQIGKTEQEVAADLEYALKQHGINKMSFDTLVQAGPHAAEPHGATSSNKIQNNQLVLFDLGTIVDGYISDASRTVAVRKLNDKQKDIYKVCLEAQLAAQNTAKPGMTAEELDKIARDIITAAGYGEYFIHRLGHGMGSSEHEFPSIMEGNQLVLEPGMCFSIEPGIYIPGFAGVRIEDCVHITEDGCEPFTHTTKELLTFPH
- the ccpA gene encoding catabolite control protein A codes for the protein MEKQSVTIYTVAREARVSMATVSRVVNGNPNVKPETRQKVLDVIKQLNYRPNAVARGLASKKTTTVGVVIPNITDPYFAELALGIDDVASMYKYNIILTNSDSDDEKILKVVRSLLAKQVDGLIFMGHDVSDDLRNEFESTNTPVVVAGSVVNDDTLPSVRINYQAAAKEATEFLLKHGDQQVAYITGPLRYSINGKDRLNGYKEALTNNNVAFNDSLVIETNGSYQAGYAKAQEVIEKGLKAAYVTDDSLAAGLLNGLTDAGISVPAEFELISSNDTNYTKVVRPTITSITQPLYDLGAISMRLLTKLMDGDDSNDDEKNVILDHGFIERQSTRK
- a CDS encoding ISLre2-like element ISLre2 family transposase; the protein is MDILTEIEQNLVKSGSLFEAEQIILKGVLELGQVIMQNFLESLDRSLKSQAPANYQVINKQPRTLNFIFGPVTFQRRYYQAGTKKREFYLDQQLKIKPRRRLSPHYLMMMAKIAQTTTMRNTADILNLVFDSGITADSVMHAVHELGNQVAKQTQAKEHQTTPRHMPKNLTIEGDAFMIKGKKEAGQLTLVHHYRVYERVANQIINRHDFLSVGHQGRLEARLSDYLDRHYKLAGQTIFLASDAGPGYEPAKLLSLVPQGAHGEYFLDRYHCLQKIEHTLGHHNELAMRAIKAVRHHDQAELTIILDTYESQNLTEKQADDLMRLRKYLQRNWRYILSPQMRGFKDIHLIGSVESSHRAFTYRMKKQGKSWTEQGAKAMIGLIEARMNGELQASLNTILEQLTVLPRVAQTSLLQEIHIRTGEFLRKAPTKPSIGAVQGIIPINTATSRPMGQLFKALTH
- a CDS encoding YebC/PmpR family DNA-binding transcriptional regulator; this translates as MSGHSKWHNIQGRKNAQDAKRGKIFQKISRDLYQAAKAGDPDPANNAQLRLVIDKAHAANMPKKNIDRAIAKASGIGGAKFEEVTYEGYGPGGVAVMVSALTDNKNRTASAVRSAFSHSGGSLGASGSVSYMFDRKGLIEILRDGLDKSEDDMLMDALDAGAEDMKATEEKFQIFTDPSSMTDVRDALQGQGYELDTAEVTMIPQNRTEVPADKAKQYRHLIDELTENDDVADIYETGILSDEDDDEE
- a CDS encoding IS1182 family transposase, giving the protein MYQNYITVQTEFVLNYDYNVPSRHIVRMIDAFVDSIPQEILLDDKVATTGRPLSHPAIMLKILLFAYSRQTYSGRKIELMLEENLPMRWLARDHTYSYHTINNFRQSQHANNLIKRSFVYFTMALKDHGLIQSDAFFIDGTKLEADANKYSFTWRRAVEKYHAKLKEKTIKLYEDLVEKRVVKAMSPELVETANGMALMAENIDDKISELNEEIAQEPKVIKGGSVKKRRRRFLKKIRRQLKEDFIPRANKYEEAEDIFKGRNSFSKTDHDATFMCMKEDPMKNRELKPGYNLQIATHNQFVLDYALYSNPTDTRTLVPFLAQFHSLDFFDHIVADAGYGSEYNYTTIIDQFEKQPVIPYTTYQKEQKRKYKTDPTKSQNWQYNAEDDYYIDHLGVRFSFYRYSRRIDKYGFKRDFKLYRADKHQLSVQLDQLAKTPSGRQRYMQVNPTWNYYKAKVKATLSSDEGKAIYRQRKYDVEPVFGHMKRDFGVRRTHLRGQRAVENDTGFTLMAMNLTKLGKLVAQAGTKLIEKGKIRTIISGKSKIMVRILIFRGRNLIVNSQPLITMIELFFIVIFV